From one Cupriavidus basilensis genomic stretch:
- a CDS encoding replication initiation protein, with protein sequence MASSVAKRVTPLQYALDLFVEMAPAQTAIHEVATDKDIGYHKNKVFARIVGLGMSARRFVDAAYFIVAQEPEVKEGYEVSLSFFKWLMRYDSKNRKHFSSVIRSVKSSMLEVTSAPVVSVDASGRLLESPGAAHDGDETDSDARNPDVDTVRVSDEEGDWLELIGRVSVRDGRIRFRVPVELQRLIKDPENSYWTSLLVTSKFTLIYARAIYDHILPNVSDERTDWLPLDVVRNLPGKSWANNAEFKYFKRDYLDKAVSQINELSDIELSYETRAGTPRSRKKDQIRFQMKRKDAALASKAAMLNSVALFQALEKEFALTDSQFERIADNRSVWTDERIQQAIEYVRWRIRSGDKVKRASGYLLDAIANDYRVSEADKEVERVQAKLADKAKEEVESKSAAQTAVAASVAAADAAAERRRLEEVRAARDYFESAEMTTREDLVRKFVTTKTIGTRTIERQGLKPADINAKNIMERPNIATSFCSFVAGELRKAARSRANSQDNVL encoded by the coding sequence ATGGCAAGCAGCGTAGCAAAGCGGGTGACACCACTACAGTACGCGCTCGACTTATTCGTCGAGATGGCGCCCGCACAGACAGCCATACATGAGGTCGCCACCGACAAGGATATTGGCTACCACAAAAACAAGGTCTTCGCTCGCATTGTCGGACTGGGGATGTCCGCTCGCCGGTTTGTCGACGCTGCGTACTTTATCGTGGCGCAGGAACCCGAGGTCAAGGAAGGCTACGAAGTCTCGCTAAGCTTTTTCAAATGGCTGATGCGCTATGACAGCAAGAACAGGAAACACTTTTCGAGCGTTATTCGCAGCGTGAAGTCGTCGATGCTCGAAGTGACCAGCGCACCCGTTGTGTCGGTGGACGCGAGCGGCCGTCTCCTTGAAAGCCCCGGTGCGGCACATGACGGCGACGAGACTGACAGCGATGCCCGCAATCCTGATGTCGATACCGTGCGGGTCTCAGACGAAGAGGGCGACTGGCTCGAATTGATCGGTCGGGTCAGTGTGAGGGACGGACGGATTCGATTCCGTGTCCCTGTAGAGCTTCAACGGCTCATCAAAGACCCGGAGAATTCGTATTGGACGAGCCTTCTGGTCACGTCGAAGTTCACGCTCATCTACGCTCGCGCCATCTATGACCACATCCTGCCCAACGTATCGGACGAGCGGACGGACTGGTTGCCCCTCGATGTTGTGCGGAATCTACCGGGCAAGTCATGGGCCAATAACGCGGAGTTCAAGTACTTCAAGCGTGACTACCTTGACAAAGCAGTAAGCCAAATCAACGAGCTTTCCGACATTGAACTGTCCTATGAGACCCGTGCGGGGACACCCCGGTCTAGGAAGAAAGACCAGATTCGTTTCCAGATGAAGCGAAAGGATGCCGCCCTGGCGTCCAAAGCGGCCATGCTTAATTCGGTGGCGCTCTTCCAGGCATTGGAGAAGGAGTTTGCACTGACTGACTCTCAGTTCGAGCGAATCGCGGATAACCGCAGCGTCTGGACGGATGAGAGGATTCAGCAGGCTATCGAATACGTTCGATGGCGTATCCGTTCCGGTGACAAGGTCAAGCGAGCATCAGGCTATTTGTTGGATGCAATCGCAAACGACTATCGCGTTTCCGAAGCAGACAAGGAAGTTGAGAGAGTTCAAGCCAAGCTCGCAGACAAGGCTAAGGAGGAAGTCGAATCGAAGTCTGCTGCGCAGACCGCGGTCGCGGCGAGCGTTGCAGCGGCAGACGCCGCCGCAGAGCGTCGCAGGCTGGAGGAAGTCCGCGCGGCTCGAGACTATTTTGAGAGCGCCGAGATGACGACCCGTGAAGACCTAGTCCGTAAGTTCGTCACGACGAAGACGATTGGGACGCGAACGATCGAGCGTCAAGGTCTCAAACCTGCGGACATAAACGCAAAGAACATTATGGAGCGACCAAATATTGCCACTTCATTCTGTTCATTTGTGGCCGGTGAGCTGAGGAAGGCTGCCCGCAGCCGTGCGAATAGTCAGGACAACGTTCTTTAG
- a CDS encoding ParA family protein codes for MANISQPMPIDPTVTLAEISDFADVVTDYAVELRDQILAPRPRKTAPMFSTSEIAELCGLSRQQVLHMAKNSDGVLPEGQTVGRGRTFTLAEARNWVQQVSDIYQTPLVAGPSDFEGKIIITSQLKGGSAKTTTTMCLAQGLSLRGRKVLVVDLDPQASLSELCGLYAEKEVFADDSILPFIYNQDVEGGLEAKLQSTYWDGLDVIPAHTELVGAEYHLPAMQMKVPGFKFWQVLRDGLQPLRKKYDYIILDTSPSLSYLNLNALMAADAMVMPMVPENLDFFSSLSFWRLFSDVAKSFMRFEADKKYDFVSVLLTRVNYGPTSAAPVVRTWAQGAYRHWLAPFEVPASSVMSSGALAFTTVFDISSSHSQAKSLQRVRQPLVDYCRWVDDMFVKQWRPAQ; via the coding sequence ATGGCGAATATCAGTCAACCGATGCCCATAGACCCGACGGTCACCCTAGCTGAGATTAGCGATTTTGCAGATGTGGTGACCGACTACGCAGTCGAGTTACGTGACCAGATTCTTGCGCCGCGGCCACGTAAGACGGCACCGATGTTTAGTACTTCAGAAATTGCAGAGCTGTGTGGTTTGAGCCGTCAGCAGGTCTTGCACATGGCGAAGAATAGCGACGGTGTGCTGCCTGAAGGGCAGACCGTTGGTCGCGGCCGAACGTTTACTTTGGCTGAGGCAAGAAATTGGGTCCAACAAGTATCGGACATCTACCAGACCCCGCTGGTTGCTGGACCTAGCGATTTCGAAGGCAAGATTATTATCACTTCGCAATTGAAGGGTGGGTCCGCAAAAACGACTACGACTATGTGCTTAGCGCAAGGCCTTAGCTTGCGTGGCCGTAAGGTGCTGGTCGTCGATTTGGACCCCCAGGCGTCCCTTTCTGAGTTGTGCGGCTTGTACGCGGAGAAGGAGGTATTCGCCGATGACTCAATTCTGCCTTTCATTTACAACCAGGATGTCGAAGGTGGCTTGGAAGCGAAGTTGCAATCGACATACTGGGATGGCCTGGACGTTATTCCGGCTCACACGGAACTAGTGGGTGCGGAGTACCACCTCCCTGCTATGCAGATGAAGGTGCCAGGATTCAAATTCTGGCAGGTACTCCGTGATGGTCTCCAGCCACTGCGAAAGAAGTATGACTACATTATTCTGGATACTTCGCCGTCGCTGTCCTACCTCAACTTGAACGCATTGATGGCGGCCGATGCCATGGTCATGCCCATGGTGCCGGAAAACCTGGACTTCTTTAGCTCCTTGTCGTTCTGGCGACTCTTTTCGGATGTCGCAAAGTCATTCATGAGATTCGAAGCCGATAAGAAGTACGACTTCGTGTCAGTGCTCTTGACGCGAGTTAACTATGGGCCCACATCGGCAGCTCCTGTGGTGCGAACTTGGGCTCAAGGTGCATATCGGCATTGGCTCGCCCCTTTTGAAGTGCCTGCCAGCTCAGTGATGAGCTCCGGCGCACTGGCATTTACCACGGTGTTTGACATCAGCAGCTCACACAGCCAAGCCAAGTCGCTTCAGCGTGTTCGGCAGCCGCTGGTGGATTACTGCCGTTGGGTTGACGACATGTTTGTGAAACAGTGGAGGCCTGCACAATGA
- a CDS encoding ParB/RepB/Spo0J family partition protein, protein MSNIREQMLAKTANIRSTADRKPDATRRANRTETAPGMAGALAAAQLRVQELEATGLPSELPVADIVPNPWQPRRTFNELKLTELAESIREVGLLQPIVVRRVEPGFQLVAGERRWRAHKMLGLENIKAVVVDCSDADMIVLALVENIGRDDLSDYEIALSIQRSEKEFPNRTRLAEAVGLSRRGLYKFMAFYDLPDFVKHDLDLQPSLLGSNAADALASCLKKHGEAGVSATRELWTDVVGGHLDQGKLAAAVTALATKKVSGSAARERSIEKFFAGQNHAGSITKDIKNFTVKIKTGVLSDSQETRIRQFISELFSGTPN, encoded by the coding sequence ATGAGCAACATTCGCGAACAAATGCTCGCCAAGACGGCGAACATCCGCTCAACGGCGGACCGTAAGCCGGATGCCACTCGTCGAGCAAATCGGACTGAGACAGCGCCAGGTATGGCGGGCGCATTGGCTGCCGCGCAATTGAGGGTTCAAGAGTTAGAGGCGACGGGGTTGCCTTCGGAACTGCCGGTTGCGGATATTGTTCCCAACCCCTGGCAGCCGCGGCGCACCTTCAATGAACTCAAGCTGACAGAGCTTGCTGAATCGATTCGCGAGGTTGGGTTACTGCAGCCTATCGTAGTACGTCGCGTTGAGCCAGGTTTCCAACTTGTGGCCGGTGAGCGCCGGTGGCGTGCACATAAGATGTTGGGGCTCGAGAACATCAAGGCTGTCGTCGTCGACTGCAGCGACGCGGACATGATTGTGTTGGCCTTGGTCGAAAACATCGGCCGAGACGACCTTTCCGACTACGAGATCGCCTTGTCTATTCAACGTTCGGAAAAGGAGTTCCCGAACCGTACACGACTTGCGGAGGCGGTAGGCTTGTCCAGGCGAGGGCTTTACAAGTTCATGGCTTTCTATGATTTGCCCGATTTCGTGAAGCATGACTTGGACCTGCAGCCAAGTCTTCTTGGGAGTAACGCCGCAGATGCACTGGCGTCTTGCCTGAAGAAACACGGAGAGGCGGGTGTGTCGGCAACTAGAGAACTATGGACCGATGTCGTCGGGGGCCATCTTGATCAGGGCAAGCTCGCCGCGGCCGTAACCGCATTGGCTACTAAAAAAGTGTCGGGCTCAGCGGCTCGCGAGCGCTCCATCGAAAAGTTCTTTGCTGGTCAGAACCACGCGGGCAGCATCACAAAGGATATAAAGAACTTTACAGTAAAAATCAAAACCGGAGTTCTATCCGACTCCCAGGAGACGCGGATTCGCCAGTTCATCAGCGAACTATTCAGTGGCACTC